Genomic segment of Paenalkalicoccus suaedae:
TAGACCAGTATTCTTCTGGCTCAAATGCATTAATCTCGTTCTCACGATCAATGATCATTTTTACAGCTACAGACTGAACTCGTCCAGCACTTAAGCCTTTTTTTACTTTCTTCCATAGTAAAGGACTTATGTTATATCCAACTAACCGATCCAGTACTCGTCTTGCTTGCTGTGCATCAACTAAATTGTTGTTAATCGTTCTTGGGTGTTTAAATGAATCTTTAATGGCTTGTTTTGTTATCTCATTAAAAACTACTCGACATTCAGATTCTTTATCAATGTTTAAACTATCTGCCAAATGCCAAGCAATCGCTTCCCCTTCACGATCGGGGTCAGCTGCGAGATAGATTTTTTTCGCTTTTTTTGCAGCTTGTTTAAGTTCTTTTAAAATCGGGCCTTTCCCGCGGATCGTAATATACTTGGGAGAATATTCATTTTCGACGTCTACACCCATTTGACTTTTTGGTAAGTCAATGACGTGTCCCATAGACGCTTTTACAACGTATTTTTTCCCTAAATACTTTCCAATCGTTTTCGCTTTAGCGGGAGATTCCACGATTACTAAGTAATCGGACATACTTGTCGCTCCTCCCTTTAACAGGTAAATGAAATCTCCCCTATTATTAAACACCTTCTCTCTATTTGTCAAACAACTTTTTTTATCTTCTCCCTTGATCATGTTAGATTATTAAACAAATTCCTCCAAAATGGATGACTCATGTAAGATGATTTTAGCCCCTAACGAAATAAGATAATTTGTACCTAATGAATTTTCTTCAAAGATCCTACCAGGTAAGGCATAAACATCTTTCCCCTGCTCTAATGCAAGATTTGCAGTAATTAACGATCCACTTCTAGCCTTTGCTTCTATGACAAAGGTCGCTTTCGAAAGGCCAGCGATGATTCGATTTCGTTCAGGAAATCGATATTTTACAGGCGCAACATAAGGTGGATATTCGGAGATAACTAATTGTTTCTCCATAAGCTCTCTTTTTAATGAAGCAATTGCCAGCGGGTACGTATGATCATGACCAAACCCAAGCACGGCAATTGTGTGTCCATTAGCTTTTATTGCAGTTTGGTGAACGAGCTGATCGACTCCAATAGCAAGTCCACTAACAAGCACAATCCCCTGTTTTGCGACTGGCAGAAGAACATCGATTTCTGATTGACACATCGGACTCGGATGTCTCGTACCAACGACGCTTAACTTATGTTTTCTTTGTAAAAGTTCTATATTTCCTTTTACATAAAGTACATAGGGTGCATCATGGATATAAGCAAGCTCCCTAGGATATACTGGGTCATCTTTTGTTATAGGCACGATATCGTTATCGTCTAGGTAATGAAGAATTTTTGAGTATGGGAGCGATCTTAGAACGTCTTTATCCACCGGGAGTGATTTTCTTCTCTTAAAATATAGACGTAGCTCTATTTCAGATCGATCATAAATAAACGTCAGTTCAGGATCAATCGATAACAACGTATGTAAAAATGAATAATCTCCTTTGGAACAATAATGGACATGTATTAATCTATCTCTAAAGTCCTTTGGAATTGTCATTATATCTCTCCTTTATCTCTATGAAAATTTTTAAATGGTTATTTACTTTCTCAAAATCCTTTAAGTAGAGCCTTTTCACCTACTCCTTTTAATCATTTGAATTTATTAAAAACGCAAAAAACAGCACGCAAAGGTAACAAACCTTTACGTGCTGTATCTGTAACTTCTCACTTACTTTGTAGCGTGTGTCACACACTTATCGTAGATTCCTTCTTCTTTCAGAACCTTAATTAATGTCTCACCCATAACAGCTGGCGTCTCAGCAACCTGCACACCTGCTTGGTTTAACGTTTTAATCTTTTCGGCAGCAGTACCCTTACCACCAGAAATAATAGCACCAGCGTGACCCATGCGCTTACCAGGAGGAGCAGTCTGTCCTCCGATGAAGCCGACAACTGGCTTTTTCATGTTCTCTTTGATCCATTCAGCAGCCTCTTCTTCTGCAGTACCACCGATTTCACCAATCATAATAACCGCATACGTATCGTCGTCTTCGTTAAATAAACGAAGAACATCAATGAAGTCCGTACCGTTTACAGGGTCTCCACCAATACCTACTGCTGTAGATTGGCCAATTCCTTCTGTTGAAAGCTGGTGAACAGCTTCATACGTAAGTGTACCAGATCTAGATACAACACCAACGTGTCCTTTTTTGTGAATGTAACCTGGCATAATACCAATCTTACTTTCTTCTGGTGTAATAACACCAGGACAGTTAGGTCCGATTAAGCGAGTATTTTTGCCTTCTAAATAGCGCTTTACTTTAATCATGTCAACGACAGGAATACCTTCTGTAATTGTAATAACAAGCTCAACGCCAGCATCTGTTGCTTCCATAATAGCATCAGCAGCAAACGCAGGTGGCACGTAGATAACAGACGCATTTGCACCAGTTTTTTCTACTGCTTCAGAGACAGTATCAAATACAGGTACTCCTTCTACTTCTGTTCCACCTTTACCAGGCGTGACTCCACCAACGATATTCGTACCATATTCAACGGCCTGCTTCGTGTGGAATAAGCCAGTAGCACCAGTAATCCCTTGCACGATGACCTTCGTGTCTTTATTAATTAAGATACTCATTCAAGTTCCCGCCTTTCCTACTGATTAACTAGAGCAACGATCTTTTCTGCTCCGTCTGCCATTGAGTCAGCAGAAGTAATGTTAAGACCAGATTCATCAAGAATCTTTTTACCAAGCTCCACGTTTGTTCCTTCAAGACGAACAACTAGCGGTAGCTCAAGTCCCATTTGCTTCGTTGCTGCAACGATTCCGTCAGCAATAATGTCACACTTCATGATTCCACCAAAGATATTTACATAAATACCTTTTACGTTTGCATCAGAAAGAATGATTTTAAATGCTTCTGTAACCTTTTCTTTTGTAGCGCCGCCCCCAACGTCAAGGAAGTTAGCCGGATCGCCTTTATAATATTTAATGATGTCCATCGTTGCCATTGCAAGACCAGCACCATTAACCATACATCCGATGTTACCATCTAGAGAAATATAGCTTAGATCGTATTTAGAAGCTTCGATTTCTTTCTCGTCCTCTTCTTCGAGGTCACGGAATGCAACTACCGCTTTTTGGCGATATAACGCATTGGAATCAAAGTTAAATTTTGCATCTAGTGCCATGACCTTGCCATCACCTGTTGTTACAAGTGGGTTAATCTCCGCAATCGATGCGTCCTTATCAACAAATACTTGATAAAGACCTAGCATGAATTTAACAGCTTGTCCTACTAGCTCCTTAGGGATATTAATGCTAAATGCTAGTCTACGAGCTTGGTAAGGCATAAGACCAGTTACTGGGTCTACAACCTCTTTAAAAATCTTCTCAGGATTTGTTTCTGCAACTTCCTCAATCTCTGTGCCGCCCTCTTCAGACGCCATCATGACAATTCTAGATGTTGCACGGTCCACAACTAAACCGATGTAATATTCGCTTTGAATATCACAGCCCTCTTCGATAAGAAGACGCTTTACTTCTTTACCTTCAGGACCTGTTTGATGCGTTACAAGTGTTTTACCTAGAATCTCATCAGCATATGTACGAACCTCATCAATGCTTTTTGCTACTTTAACCCCACCAGCTTTACCTCTACCACCAGCGTGGATTTGCGCTTTGACAACGGTTACATCTGTGCCCAACGTTTGAGCTGCCTCTACTGCTTCATCTACAGAGTAAGCAACTTTACCATTTGGGACAGCAACACCATAGTCTCTTAGGATTTCTTTACCTTGATACTCATGGATATTCATAGCCATCCTCCTTACTTGAGTCACTGCTTATAAACTAAGGGAATCCCTCAGAATGATTAGCCTTGTGTGTGATTACCTTTTTCACACAATTATCATTTTACTATAAAGTCCAACAATTATGTGAAATAAAACACGAAAAAACAAAAAAAATTTCCTTACATCAACTAAAAGGTAGCGAATTCGCTACCTTTAGCGATTATTTTTTCTTTACTGGCTTTCCCTTTTCTTTATCAAGCTGATACACAAAGGAGAATACCTCTGCCACAACCTCATATAAATTCTCCGGAATACGTTCGTTTATTTCAAGCTGAGAAAGCATCTGCACAAGGCTTGGATCCTCTTGAATGGGAATATCATGCTCTCTCGCCCTTTTTAATATTTCATCGGCGACATAGCCCTGCCCCTTCGCTTTTACTGTAGGCGCATCGTCTTTATTAC
This window contains:
- the dprA gene encoding DNA-processing protein DprA, coding for MTIPKDFRDRLIHVHYCSKGDYSFLHTLLSIDPELTFIYDRSEIELRLYFKRRKSLPVDKDVLRSLPYSKILHYLDDNDIVPITKDDPVYPRELAYIHDAPYVLYVKGNIELLQRKHKLSVVGTRHPSPMCQSEIDVLLPVAKQGIVLVSGLAIGVDQLVHQTAIKANGHTIAVLGFGHDHTYPLAIASLKRELMEKQLVISEYPPYVAPVKYRFPERNRIIAGLSKATFVIEAKARSGSLITANLALEQGKDVYALPGRIFEENSLGTNYLISLGAKIILHESSILEEFV
- the sucD gene encoding succinate--CoA ligase subunit alpha — protein: MSILINKDTKVIVQGITGATGLFHTKQAVEYGTNIVGGVTPGKGGTEVEGVPVFDTVSEAVEKTGANASVIYVPPAFAADAIMEATDAGVELVITITEGIPVVDMIKVKRYLEGKNTRLIGPNCPGVITPEESKIGIMPGYIHKKGHVGVVSRSGTLTYEAVHQLSTEGIGQSTAVGIGGDPVNGTDFIDVLRLFNEDDDTYAVIMIGEIGGTAEEEAAEWIKENMKKPVVGFIGGQTAPPGKRMGHAGAIISGGKGTAAEKIKTLNQAGVQVAETPAVMGETLIKVLKEEGIYDKCVTHATK
- the sucC gene encoding ADP-forming succinate--CoA ligase subunit beta, encoding MNIHEYQGKEILRDYGVAVPNGKVAYSVDEAVEAAQTLGTDVTVVKAQIHAGGRGKAGGVKVAKSIDEVRTYADEILGKTLVTHQTGPEGKEVKRLLIEEGCDIQSEYYIGLVVDRATSRIVMMASEEGGTEIEEVAETNPEKIFKEVVDPVTGLMPYQARRLAFSINIPKELVGQAVKFMLGLYQVFVDKDASIAEINPLVTTGDGKVMALDAKFNFDSNALYRQKAVVAFRDLEEEDEKEIEASKYDLSYISLDGNIGCMVNGAGLAMATMDIIKYYKGDPANFLDVGGGATKEKVTEAFKIILSDANVKGIYVNIFGGIMKCDIIADGIVAATKQMGLELPLVVRLEGTNVELGKKILDESGLNITSADSMADGAEKIVALVNQ
- a CDS encoding EscU/YscU/HrcU family type III secretion system export apparatus switch protein; translated protein: MSKRPYHQNKAIALHYDSNKDDAPTVKAKGQGYVADEILKRAREHDIPIQEDPSLVQMLSQLEINERIPENLYEVVAEVFSFVYQLDKEKGKPVKKK